GTCGCGCACACCGTCACGCCACTCCCTTTGTACTCCTCCTCGCCCGGCACGCCAAGCCACCGGGCAGACGCGCCCGTCGCAATGATAACCGCCTTTGCGGCAAACGCTTCCTCCCCCGAGCGCAGGAGAAACACGCCTTCCCCCTTCTCCACCTTGTCTACTTGCTTGACAACAACCTTCGCACCGAAGCGCTCCGCCTGCTGCTTGGCCCGCATCACTAACTCAGGACCCAAGATGCCTTCAGGAAAGCCAGGAAAATTTTCCACCTCATTCGTCAGCATGAGCTGGCCTCCTTCAGCCATCCCTGAAAACACGAGGGGGTGGAGATTCCCCCTGGCAGAATAAATCGCGGCCGTCCAACCAGCAATACCTCCTCCAACGATGATGAGATTGTGCACATCCATACCCTGATGGACACCCCTGCCTTCTTTATAAATATTGTGCAGAACTGCTCACACCCTGCTCCACACCCCACTCGCCAGACACGCTTCCTACGCGTCACGCTCCTTACGCAGCTCACTCACGCCACCAAAGCGACTCCTCCTCACCGCACGAGAAACCAGCCTGAAAGCAAAAACGCATACACTGCATGCATGAACTAGCATAAACTACTAGCATAAACTATAAGAGACAGTCGCGCCTCCCTTTCTTGTTTCTCCGCATCTACAACGACACCCGCCGCTCACCAACCCTCACGAACCATGGCAACCACCACCGCACCCGCAGAAAACCCTCTTGCTGGAAAAAAGGCAACGCTCTACGAACCCTTCGAAAAAGGAGTTCCCGGCACGGTACGATGCAAGGCCTGCGCTCAACGCTGCATCATCCAACCAAGCAAACGAGGAGTTTGCGCCATTCGGGAAAACAGGAACGGCACCCTCTACCTCACCACGTACGGCAAGGCAGTAGGACTCCACCCCGACCCCATTGAGAAAAAACCACTCTTCCACTTCCTCCCAGGAACCCGGGCCCTCAGCTTCGGCACGGTCGGGTGCAACTTTCGCTGCGCGTTCTGCCAAAACCACGATATGAGCCAGGCTAGCAAAGACGGCATCTTCTTCGGAGAAGACGCCCAGCCGGAAGCCATCGTCGCCCTTGCAAAAAAACTCGGCTGCCACAGCATCGCCTACACGTACAACGAACCAGCGATCTTCATCGAATACGCTCACGACACCGCCCGCGCAGCGAAGCGAGCAGGCCTGCATAACGTCTTTGTTAGCAACGGCTACGAAACAGCAGAATCCTTCGAGTACATCAAGCCCTACCTTGACGCTATCAACATCGACCTCAAAGCATTCAACGATGACTTTTACCGGCGGCTCTGCGGTGCCCGCCTCGCGCCCGTTCTCGAAAGCATCAAACGCGTAGCCGCTACGACGGTGTGGGTGGAAATCACCACGCTCATCATCCCGGGAGAAAACGATCAGGAAGAAGAGCTTCGGCGCATTGCTGGCTTCATTGCAGGGATTGGCAAGCACATACCTTGGCACATTAGCAGGTTCTTCCCCCACTACCGCATGCAACAGACGCCACCAACCCCTCTTGAGACGCTGGAGCGAGCGTATCACATCGGTAAAGAAGCAGGACTTCACTACGTTTACGTCGGCAACGTCCACGACCCTGCCAAGCAACACACGTACTGCCCTCGCTGCGGCGAACTCCTTATCGAACGAGACGGCATGGACGCTACAACCGTCCACCTCACCAAGCCAGTCTGCCCTTCCTGCAAAGAAACCATCCACGTCATCCTCCCCTAAAAAAAAAAAACATCCACCCCCGAAAAAACCCCCTAAAAAAAGCGGCTCTCAACGAGAAGCACGCTTTGAGAGGCACCTGTTCCAATGAAAGAAAAACCATCAACCCCTCCAGAACACCCATCCGCACTTCCGGACGAGCTGACGCAAGAAGAAAAGCGCTGGCTCCTCACCTTGGCCAGAACAACCATCACGAACGTGTGCAAAGGAGAGCCCGCCCCGCGCCCATCGAACCCTCCTCAAAAAACCACCCTTCCCGGAGCAAGCTTCGTCACACTCACCAAGAACGGAACGCTCCGCGGATGCATTGGCACGCTTCATCCCTACCGCCCCCTCTTCGAAGACGTCGCAGCCAACGCAGCAGCCGCGGCAACCCTTGATCCCCGCTTCCCCCCCGTCACGCCAGAAGAACTCGATGATGTAACTATTGAGATTTCTCTCTTAACCACCCCACAACCCCTCGCGTTTTCATCGCCTGACGAGCTGCTCAGCATACTCGAAAAAGAGAAGCCTGGCGTCATCCTCTCAGATAAGGGCAGGAGCGCCACGTTTCTCCCGCAAGTGTGGGAGCAGCTCCCCCAACCTGAAGCATTCCTCGCTCACCTCTGCCTCAAGGCAGGGCTCCCCCCTGACGATTGGAGGACAAGCAAGACGGTACACGTAAAAACGTACCACGTCCAGAAATGGGGTGAACACCCTTCGTTCATCCGCCACCAACAACAACGCCGAGGCACGACGTCGAGACACGACCGCGGTTCACGCTAAAAGGCGAGCGCGGCGTACCCAACCACGGCACTCGTATCACCTGACGAGTCAGCGCTCGTCCCGTACGCGAGCAGCCTCGGCTTGCACCCCTCCTCCCTGCAACGCTGAGCCAACACGAGAAGGGGATGCCTGCCACACGCATCAACCTCGCCAAAACGATCCACGGCCAGCGCTTCCACGAGCTTGATAGCACGCTCGTCACGCCTCCTCGCGACGTCCTCAGGAAGGTAATGGCTCCAATCTGAACTAATCACCCATAGTGAAGAAGGATAGGCGCGCCTCAATGCCTGAGCAACGCGCCGGGCAGCATCCTCATCGACTTCGCCGACCAAGAGGGGAAGGATGCGCACCGTTGGATTGATTGCTTGCAGGAACGGCACTTGCACTTCAAGTGAGTGCTCCCGAACAAATGCTTCTGGCAAGCGGGCAAGCAAACCTTCCTGCTCAAGCGCTGCAAGACCGCTCGCCCTTTCCACCTCCACCACACCGAGCGGCGTGCGCCACTGATCATGCACATCTGCCGCCACGCCTCTGAAGGGAACGTAATGACTCGGCCCGAGCAAGATGACCGCCACGTCTTTTTTCGAGCACAAAGCGTCCCTGAGTGCAGAAAACCCCTCCGCTGCGAAAGGACCGGAAAAAACATACCCTGCGTGAGGAACGACAACCCCCCGCTCAGCACGGTCTTTGGTCTTTGCCCGCTTCAAAAGCGAAACCACCACTTCTCTCAAAGCAGCTTCAGACGCGGGATAAAACATCCCCGCTACTGCTGGCTCGCGAACAGCAACCACGCCCTCACCTCCACCTTCGTATCCTTTCCGCGTTTCACACGCTCCACCTCACCCTGCCATCACCCCCTCCGCACTGACACGCTCTTTTCTTCCTCACTCCCCTCGGGGGGTTTCTTCAAGAAAGGAGTTCTTCAAAGAACAAAAATCTTTCTTTTCCAAAACCGTCGCGCAGGTCTCGTTACCGCGTGTTGCACGAGAACAAAGCGTTTGCTGTGCAGGTTGGAAGGAGGACTGCTGCGTGGCGAGCTAGGAGGTGTGTTCTGAAGACTGCAAGATCTCGCTTACTTCGTGAAGCATTTTTCTTGCCAACCCCTTTGAAATCTTCAAGCGTTTCTTGAGCTCGTCGACCCCGAGCAGGCGAACATCTCGCAAGAGCAAGAGCCCTTCATCAATGCACGCCGAAACTTCCTTTCTCCCAAGCGTTGACAATATGCTTATTGGCCAGAGCTGCTTTTTGTCAATGAGCGCCTCCAAGCTTGCACGAGGCGGGTAGCGCCACCCCAAGAGCTCCACTCCTGCGCATTTCGCATACGCAATCGCTTGCAAAGAAAACTTTGTGTTCGTCACGAGCAAGACCTTAGAAAAAACGTGTCGTACATCATCGAACCTTGCCTTCACGTAAAGCGCTGTTTGAATTCTGCACATGGACCACGGCTTTTCGTGATGCTTGCACTCGACAAGGTACACCTCTCCTTTTTTCTCTGCGACAACGTCGACCTCGTGCTCCACGCACGTTCCTTTCACCGTTTTGTTCGTCTCAACGGAAAATCCGTGGTGCGCGAGGATGTGTGCAACGTACTTTTCAAACGCGTACCCTGCCGGTCCGAGCCGCATGAGGCCTCGCTTCAAGTCGTACTTCGCCGCGAGAGGAAAGTCCACCTTTTTGAGCAGGCGCATGGCAAGGCGGTAAATCTCCTTTGTGGAAATTCCTTCATAGAGCTTTTTCTCCACGGCCGCGATCACACGGTCAGCAACCTCGCTTGTCGCTCCGGCCCTTGCAAGGCTTCTTCGCAACTTGCCGGGGGAGAATGCTTCAACTTCGCCAGAGTACTTTCGTACATGCACTACCATTTCTTGTCTTATTTTACCTGTTCTTTCTTAAACATTTCTAAATAGTTCTGTTCTGCACGTGCTGCTTGGCAACACACACGGCAGGGCTCAAGAAAAGAAAGAAACAAGAAAAAAAAGAAAGTGAGGGAAAAAAACGCCAAAAACCGCTTTTCGTCGATGCGCACAGGCACACACGCTTGAGGAAATAAGCCCCCATGTCCTAAAAGAACGTAACGAGTACTCAACAAACCATACGAACCTGAAGTGATATTGCTTTTTTGGCGCTTCGCCGTTTGGAGCTAAAGGAGGTCGGCCCCTCCAGGACGGTAGAGCAGTTCAAGCTTTCGAAGTAAGTCGTCGAGAGGGCGCAACGACTCTACGCCTTGCTCGCCCCGCTCGTCCTCGAAGTAACCGAGACGCAGATGAGCAACAGAAGCACAGCGCTCGCTGGCCTGCCTTTCTGATCTCTTGCGCACGGAGCTGGCGGCGCCTTCTCCGCCGGCGCTTCCCTCGCCGGAAAGATAGACAGCATCGGGGGAGCGGCCGTAGCTCCTTGCTTGCGGGTCGAAACGCTCAAAGAGCCCCTCGCTGTTCAAGACGCCCCTGTCTTCTCTCAGGCAGTACCTCGCCGAACGAGCTGCGCCCTCCAGCAGGGCTGCGCTCTCACTTGTTGAGCCTCCTCTCGGCGATGGGGAGGGCGTCTTCTTCGCCTTTTTGACCAGCTCATTATACACTTCCCTCCATGGTTCCTGATAGCCCAGGCACCGTCCTTCCTCCTCGATACGGCTGCGCAGGGCACAGAGAAGATTGAATGCCTTGGTCGGATTCGCAAAGAGGCGGGCTGAGGCGGCAATGAACGCGGCCTCTTTAGGAGAACATACTCCGCTGAGTGTGGAGACGTGCACGCGCGAGAGGTATTCGCCTATTTGTGCTGCTTCTTCTTCCTCTGCGAGGCCGCTCCTGCGCATGTATTCTATGACTTGGGCTTCAAAATACGCTTCTGCGTCCTTCATGTTCAAGCCAAGGTGTAAACAAAAACTCCTTAATAAATATTTTCCAACATAACTTTTAAAAAATACCTATTAAAACACTTGCTTTTTTTATAAAGCATTTATAAACAAGGCGTTGATTGCGAAAAAGAACACAAAAAAACGAGCTCGCCACGCGCCAACGCCATTTTTAAACCCTTGCGACTTTCTCATCTTCCTTCAAACCCAAAAAAAAACCATGTGCGGCATCATAGGAGCATTCAACCACGAAGACGCAACCACCATCATCACTGCCGGCCTCGAACTCATCAAACATCGCGGCAGAGACGGATGCGGACTCTACGATGGAACAACACTCCAACACGCGCACACGCCAAACGACATCACCCCCTCACCCAGCCCTAACCAAGTCGCCCACGTCCTTCACAGCATCGTCGGCCACGCGTCGCAACCCCTCCTCTCAGAGAACGCCTGCCTCGTTGCGAACTGCGAAATTTACAACTGGAAAACACTCTGCAAGGAAGAGCACATCACCGCTAAAAACGACGCACACCTCCTCCTTGCTCTGCTGGACAAGTACGGCATTGAACAAACACTCACACGTATTAGAGGCGTCTACGCATTCTGCTACTGGAAACAAGACGAAGCATGGCTTGCCAGAGACATCATCGGCATAAAACCACTCTGGTACGCCAACACGCCTCAAGGATTCTGCTTCGCCTCAGAAAAAAAAGCCCTTCCTCCCGGCGCAAGAGAGCTGTGCCCGCGAACACTCCTCCGCTACCGCCTCGCCACAAAGACCCTCGACGAAACAACCCGGCCATTCTTCACCATTCAAGAACGAGAACACGACCTGAACGCAGCAGCAAAAACACTCTCCACACTTATCGAAACAGCAGTGCGCATTCGCATCCCGGAAAAAAAAACAGGCATCCTCTTCAGCGGGGGGTTAGACTCCAGCCTCATCGCCTTCCTCCTCAAGCGCTCGGGCGTCAATTGCGCGTGCTACACCGTCACGACAAGCCAGCGCAGCCCTGTCGTGGCGCGGGCAAAAAAAGCAGCCTGCCTCCTCGGACTCGACCTCAACCTCATCACCATCAACAAAGAAGACATCGCAAGAAACCTCCCCGCCATCCTCGGACTCATCGAGGACTCCAACCCGGTCAAAGCAAGCGTCGCCATCACCACGTTCTTCGCGAGCAAAAAAGCAGCACGCGACGGCAACAAAGTCATTTTCAGCGGCGCCGGCGCTGACGAACTCTTTGCCGGCTACACACGCATAAAAAAAGAACGTAACACCATCAACAAGGACTGCTACTCTGAACTGCTGAAGACCTACGAGAAAAACACATACCGCGACGACGTGATCACCATGCACCACTGCCTCGAACTGCGAACACCCTACCTCGACACGGACATCGCCACGTACGCTTTCAACCTCCACCCCAGCCTCAAAGCCGACACCACAGGAGAGGACAAAATCGTCCTTCGACGAGCAGCACACCTCCTCGGACTCCCTGCCGAGCTCTGCTCAACACCCAAAAAAGCAACGCAGTACGACAGCGGCACGACCAAGGCACTCACCACGCTCGCAAAGGAAGCTCGCACAACACAAGCAGGCTTCCTCCAACGCATACGCCCCGCCCCCAACCCCCGCCTCGCCATCCTCCTGAGCGGAGGAAAAGACAGCCTCTACGCTGCCTTCATCATGCAACGCATGAACTACCCCCTCACGTGCGCAGTCATCCTCGAGAGCGCCAATAAAGACTCGTTCATGTTCCACACCCCCAACATCTCCCTCGCAAAACTCCAAGCAGAATCCATGAACCTCCCCGTCGTTCTCCAACCAACCAGCGGGACCAAAGAAGAAGAACTCAACGACCTGCACGCCGCCCTCAAACGCGCACGCGACCAGCACAGCGTGGAAGGCATCGTTACCGGCGCCATTGCGAGCAACTATCAACGAGACAGAATCGAAGCAGTCGCTGACCGGCTCGGACTCAAAACGTTCTCGCCACTCTGGCACACCAACCAAGAACAGGAGCTGCGAGACCTCCTCAACGCAGGATTCACCATCATCCTCTCCAGCATTGCAGCAGACGGCCTGGACAAAACGTGGCTCGGCAGAGAACTCACCACTGCCGATGTAGACGCGCTCGCAAAGCTCCACGCAAAAAACCGCATCAACATCGCCGGGGAAGGAGGCGAGTTTGAAAGCCTCGTCACGGACTGCCCCCTCTTCACCAAAACACTCCGTATCGAGCAAGCCCGCACGGAAATGGAGAACGAACACACAGGGAGACTTATTATCACGCGCGCCGTCCTCAAACCCAAAAACCCCTCCTCAGAACACCTCCCCCTCCGTCACGCAGACACCCATTAGAAAAAAACACAACACCGCAAAAAAAAGGCCGGCCAAGACAAAAAAAAAGAAGAAAAAAAAAAGATTCGAGTAGCAACCCTCCCTTCTTAATCGCTCCAGGCAAGCAAGCCAAGCACGATGAGATTCACCAGAGGGATGGCCATGAGAATGCCCCACCAACCTGGCTTGCCCCTCGCCTCAGCAATAAGCCAAAACCACCAAACAATCAGGGCAAGAAAAATAAACGGGCCAACAAAAGGCACGATGAAAAGGATAATCGCAACGAAATACCACCACGGGAGCTTAGCTATTGTCGGAAGATAACACACCTTCACGAACGGAAGCCACGCAATCCACGGATTCGGAGCGCCGACCTTCTTCGCAATCGACCAAAGCGCCCACGAAACGTAGACGTACGAGGCGAGAGGGAGCAACAAAAGCAAAACCAACACCCCCATCCCGAGGCCGAGGATCGCGCTTGCCCCCCCTCCAGCTATCAATGAACCAATAATATCTCCCACTGCCACGGTATCACCTCACCAACAACCCAAGCAAGCACATTTAAAAAACTTTCGCAAAAAACGCGGCTCTGGACCGTCTAAACACGATTCTCAATACGCAGAATGCTTCCTTGCGCAAAGTAATTCCTCTCCTCCACGCCAATGAGGGAATAGAGCGCCTTGGGCACGCCAATATCCGCTACGAACAACTGCGCACCCAACGACACACACCCCTTGCGAGGCAAAGCCAGAAACACAACGTGCGACGCAGTAACGAACGGAGAAAAAACAGGACCCCTATCACCATCCACCCCGGAAGGCACATCACACGCAACAACAGGGACGCCTCGCTTCCGAGCACGATTCGCTTCCTCGATAAACGCGTCAAAAGGCGGCCTCGGCGCTCCGCGAAGATTATACCCTAACAGAGCATCCAGCACTACATCCGCCTCTTCGCACACCTTCCGTGCAGCAAGAACACCCGAAGCGCAAGGAATGCCTACCCGCCTCGCTGCTGACACGTGCACGCCGGGAAGGCCGCCGAGCTCATCACGTACCAAGGCCACGCTCGGAAAAAACCCTTTGTTATACAAATGCCTCGCCGCGACAAGACCGTCTCCGCCATTATTGCCCCTCCCCACCAGCACCGCAACGCGACGCCGCCGAGGAAAACTCAACCGAATAAACTCGGCCACGTGAAAACCTGCAAGCTCCATCATAGAAGCAACACCGATGTTAAAGCGCTCAACCATCAAGCGATCCAAGTCGGCCAACTGCTGCCTCGACGCGAACGGCACATTCCCTTTTGGAAACAACACAGCCACGACAAGAAAAAAATGAACCGCGACTTTTAAATGCTTCTTTCTCGCAAAAACCCCCTTCCGAAAAGCACGTGCCACGCTGCACGTGGCAGAGAAAAAAAAACTTCCTTTCGCAACATTTAAGAAACAACCACCTTTCTAAAAAAAAATGGAGGGCGCAGGAGACCACAGGCCAAACAACACCACACAAAACACTCCACAAGGCACGCAAAACACCAGCCAAGACATACAAACAAGCAAGACCGCAGCAACCACGCCTCCACGAAAGAAAGACGCCGCGCAGCACCCGCCCGGTGAAGAGGACGCGCGTTGGAACGTGGAAGACATCCTCCACGGCAAATCACCGGAAGAACTCAGAGAAGAACTCCAACGCCTCGTCACCGAATTCTGCACCCATCAAGGAAAACTCGACGGCATGCCGCCCTCGGCATTACGAGAACTCTTCGACCTGAAGGAACGCATCCTCGTTGCCAGCTCACGCCTCGAATCATACTACACCCTCCGCTTCTGCGAAGACACCCGCAACGCGAAAATTCGAGCACAAAAAAACAACACCGACCAGTTCCTCACCCACCTTGCCAACAACCTCCTCTTCTTCCCCCTCTGGCTCACCCACCTGCCCAACGAGGAGGCCGACCAATACCTCGCTTCACCAGAACTCCAACCCTACCACCACTACATCAAAACCCTGCGCAAACAAAAACCCTACCTCAAAACAGAAGACGTCGAACAAGTCATCAATACAAAAAACTCGACAGGCAGCGAAGCACTCACCAAACTCTACAACATCATCACCAGCAACCTCACCTTCCCCTTCCAAGGAAGGAACATCACTGCCGAAGAGATCAAAGCACACTTTCAAAACCAGGACCCCGCCGCGCGGGCAGAAGCCTACAGCTCCTACCTCACAGGCATTGGAAAAGAAAGCATCATCCTCAGCGAAATCTACACCAGCATCATACAAGACTGGGTAAACGAAGAACTCACGCTGCGCGGCCACCAAACACCAATCAGCCCAAGAAACCTCGCCAACGACCTCCCAGACGAAGCAGTCAACACCCTCATCGCCACGGTACGCAAACACAGCAGCGTCTTCATCCCCTACTTTCAGCTAAAACACGAGCTCAACAGGAAAGCAGGGCAAACGTACCCCTACTCCAGAGAACACCTCTACGCACCCTACGCACACGCGCCGAAGAAGACCTACCCGTTCAGCAACGCAAAAAGCATCGCTTTTGAAACCTACAACTCCTTCGACAAACGCTTCGCTGACGCGGCGCGGCGCATCTTCAACGAACGCCACATCGACGCCCACCCAAGGCCAGGAAAAAGAGGCGGCGCCTTCTGCTCAGCAATTGACACAGCAACCACGCCGTACATCCTCCTCAACCACACCGGAACCTTCAACGACCTCTTCACCCTCGTCCACGAACTCGGCCACGGCATTCACGACATCTTCGCCATGAAACAAAACAACCTCGTCTACCACCCTCCCCTCCCCCTCGCAGAAACCGCCAGCACGTTCGGAGAACTGCTCCTCTCAGAAAAAATCCTCGCAGAAAGCACTTCTCGCGAAGAACGCATAACCGCCCTCATCCACCTCATCGACGGATTCTGGCAGACCATCGTACGCCAAGCCTACTTCATCATCTTTGAACAACAAGCCCACCTACGCATACAAAAAGGCGCGACGAAAGACGAACTCGAAGAACTCTACCTCGCCCTCCTCAAAGAACAAGTAGGAGACATGAACATCCCTGATTACTTCAAACACGAATGGAACGCCATACCCCACATCTACGAAACACCCTTCTACTGCTACGCGTACGCGTGGGGGAACCTCCTCGTCCTCTCACTCTACACCCAATACAAAAAACAAGGACGCCCCTTCATTGACGCATACCACTCGTTTCTCAGCGCAGGAGGCAGCAAAGCCCCTCTCGACCTCCTCAACGACATGGGGTTTGACGCCACGAAGCCTTCCTTTTGGGAAGACGGCATAACAACCATCAAATCGTACATCGCACAACTCGAGCACATCGCATAACAACACGATCGCGACACCCAATGACCGCAGCAATCCCCCCCTGCCCCCTCTTTGGACAGTGCGGGGGGTGCTCAACCCAGCACCTCCCCTACCCAACCCAATTGGCAAACAAGCAAGCCACAGTCCAAGCCCTCCTCAAACGCTACGACCTCCCCCTCTCCGACAACCCCCCGCCCATCCATGCAAGCACGCCCTACGCATACCGCAACAGGATGGACTTCATCACCACCCTGCAAGGCCTAGCCCTCCGAAAAAAAGGCAGGTTTGACAGGACCGTCCCCGTAGCGACCTGCCCCATCGCGAACCAGCACGTTAATGCCTTGCTCAAAGAAGTCAACGAATGGATCAAAAAAAACAACCAACACATCGACGTCTTCAACATCAAAAAAGCGACGGGCACCCTACGCTACGCAGTCATACGCGCAAGCCACAACGCCCCATCCAGCAGCATCACCTTCGTCTTTAACGAAGAAAGCACCAAGCAAGCACAGCAACGATCGCTCATTGACGCGTTTGCAAAAACCACAGCAGCAAACAACGTTCTCATCGCTCAAACACCGCCTAAGCGAGACACAAGCACCTCACCACACCACTACGCCATCAAAGGAACACCACACCTTACAGAACTACTCCTTGGCAAACCATTTCAGTACCACTCGCAAAGCTTCTTCCAAAACAACACCGCGGTAACAGAAGCAATGCTCGCCCACGCCAAACAACTCCTCTCAAACAATCGTCTTAACAACGCAACCCTCCTTGACCTCTACGCCGGCGTGGGGACATTCGGCCTCTCCCTCGCAGACGAGTTTCACACCACCATCCTTGTCGAATCAAGCCCTGAAAGCGTTGCGTGCGCAAGGCACAACGTGCAAGCCCTCCAGTGCAAAAACACACACGTCCTCGAACACGACTGCACCAACCTCTCCTCCCTTTCCGAAGCGACGCGCAAGCTGCGTTCCGACGAATCGCCCCTCCACGTCATAACCGATCCGCCTCGTGCAGGCATGCCCGACAAAACATGGCAAGCCCTCCTCCACCTTCAACCCGCAACCATCACGTACATCAGCTGCAACCCTTCCGAGCTCGCAAAAGAACTGGCAAGGATCAAACACGCATACACCCTCACGAGCATCAAGCTCTTCGACCTCTTCCCCCAAACAAGCCACGTCGAAGCCATCGCCCACCTCAAACGACAATAAAAAAAAAAAAGCTTCGCCCTCCCCACCGCACGAAAACCACCCATCAAAAAAAAAGGAATGCTTAAAAAAGAAACAGTGCAAGAAAAGCGGAAGGAACGAACAAAAGCAGCCAAGGAGAAACCCCCAATGAATACAACACCCCCCAGCAGAGAACTCGCCTACGCACAATCCCTCCAACTCCTCATCGCCTGCTCAAGCCCGGACGGCTTTCTTGCATCAACAACCAATACAGCAAACTACCAGCGCGTGTGGGCGAGAGACTCAATGATTTGCTCACTCGCAGCCCTCCTCAGCGACGACGCATACCTCATCGGCCAGGTCAAAAAAAGCCTGGTCACCCTCATGCGCTACCAGCACAGACAAGGAGAAATCCCCAGCAACGTGGACGTCAAACAAAAAAAAGTAAGCTACGGGGGGAGCGCAGGACGCGTCGACGCGACGCTGTGGTTCCTCGTCGGCTTCGGCCAATACGTCAAACGCACAAACGACATAGCCTTCCTCAAGCGGTACTACCCGCACTTCAGAAAAGCCATCGACCTCGTACGCCTCTACGAATTCAACCACAAACACCTCATCTACGTCCCCATCAGCGGAGACTGGGCAGACGAGTACATCCAAGAAGGATACACCCTCTACGACGAACTCCTCTACTACCAAGCCTTCAAAGAGTTTGTCTGGCTCAGAAAAAAACTGCGAAAACGCGCAGAAAAATACGAAGAAAAAGCCAAACACATCAAAAAAGTCATCATCACCAACTTCCAACTCAAAAAAAGCAACTTATGCTCGCCCTACCTCTACAACAAAATCGTCTACAAAAGAGCGCTACAACACAAACGCTCCCCGACACCCTACTTCCTCCCCTGCTTCAACCCGGGCGGGTACTACACCCACTTCGACGCTTTCGCCAACGCCCTCACCATTCTCTTGCACATCGCAACACCCGCCGAACGAGAAAGACTCAAACGCTACCTTAAACGAAACTTCATCAAACACACACGAGGCCT
This window of the Candidatus Woesearchaeota archaeon genome carries:
- a CDS encoding diphthine--ammonia ligase, with translation MIAKKNTKKRARHAPTPFLNPCDFLIFLQTQKKTMCGIIGAFNHEDATTIITAGLELIKHRGRDGCGLYDGTTLQHAHTPNDITPSPSPNQVAHVLHSIVGHASQPLLSENACLVANCEIYNWKTLCKEEHITAKNDAHLLLALLDKYGIEQTLTRIRGVYAFCYWKQDEAWLARDIIGIKPLWYANTPQGFCFASEKKALPPGARELCPRTLLRYRLATKTLDETTRPFFTIQEREHDLNAAAKTLSTLIETAVRIRIPEKKTGILFSGGLDSSLIAFLLKRSGVNCACYTVTTSQRSPVVARAKKAACLLGLDLNLITINKEDIARNLPAILGLIEDSNPVKASVAITTFFASKKAARDGNKVIFSGAGADELFAGYTRIKKERNTINKDCYSELLKTYEKNTYRDDVITMHHCLELRTPYLDTDIATYAFNLHPSLKADTTGEDKIVLRRAAHLLGLPAELCSTPKKATQYDSGTTKALTTLAKEARTTQAGFLQRIRPAPNPRLAILLSGGKDSLYAAFIMQRMNYPLTCAVILESANKDSFMFHTPNISLAKLQAESMNLPVVLQPTSGTKEEELNDLHAALKRARDQHSVEGIVTGAIASNYQRDRIEAVADRLGLKTFSPLWHTNQEQELRDLLNAGFTIILSSIAADGLDKTWLGRELTTADVDALAKLHAKNRINIAGEGGEFESLVTDCPLFTKTLRIEQARTEMENEHTGRLIITRAVLKPKNPSSEHLPLRHADTH
- a CDS encoding ATPase, with the translated sequence MVVHVRKYSGEVEAFSPGKLRRSLARAGATSEVADRVIAAVEKKLYEGISTKEIYRLAMRLLKKVDFPLAAKYDLKRGLMRLGPAGYAFEKYVAHILAHHGFSVETNKTVKGTCVEHEVDVVAEKKGEVYLVECKHHEKPWSMCRIQTALYVKARFDDVRHVFSKVLLVTNTKFSLQAIAYAKCAGVELLGWRYPPRASLEALIDKKQLWPISILSTLGRKEVSACIDEGLLLLRDVRLLGVDELKKRLKISKGLARKMLHEVSEILQSSEHTS
- a CDS encoding NAD(P)H-hydrate epimerase, which translates into the protein MARAFRKGVFARKKHLKVAVHFFLVVAVLFPKGNVPFASRQQLADLDRLMVERFNIGVASMMELAGFHVAEFIRLSFPRRRRVAVLVGRGNNGGDGLVAARHLYNKGFFPSVALVRDELGGLPGVHVSAARRVGIPCASGVLAARKVCEEADVVLDALLGYNLRGAPRPPFDAFIEEANRARKRGVPVVACDVPSGVDGDRGPVFSPFVTASHVVFLALPRKGCVSLGAQLFVADIGVPKALYSLIGVEERNYFAQGSILRIENRV
- the amrS gene encoding AmmeMemoRadiSam system radical SAM enzyme, with translation MATTTAPAENPLAGKKATLYEPFEKGVPGTVRCKACAQRCIIQPSKRGVCAIRENRNGTLYLTTYGKAVGLHPDPIEKKPLFHFLPGTRALSFGTVGCNFRCAFCQNHDMSQASKDGIFFGEDAQPEAIVALAKKLGCHSIAYTYNEPAIFIEYAHDTARAAKRAGLHNVFVSNGYETAESFEYIKPYLDAINIDLKAFNDDFYRRLCGARLAPVLESIKRVAATTVWVEITTLIIPGENDQEEELRRIAGFIAGIGKHIPWHISRFFPHYRMQQTPPTPLETLERAYHIGKEAGLHYVYVGNVHDPAKQHTYCPRCGELLIERDGMDATTVHLTKPVCPSCKETIHVILP
- the amrA gene encoding AmmeMemoRadiSam system protein A, which encodes MKEKPSTPPEHPSALPDELTQEEKRWLLTLARTTITNVCKGEPAPRPSNPPQKTTLPGASFVTLTKNGTLRGCIGTLHPYRPLFEDVAANAAAAATLDPRFPPVTPEELDDVTIEISLLTTPQPLAFSSPDELLSILEKEKPGVILSDKGRSATFLPQVWEQLPQPEAFLAHLCLKAGLPPDDWRTSKTVHVKTYHVQKWGEHPSFIRHQQQRRGTTSRHDRGSR
- the amrB gene encoding AmmeMemoRadiSam system protein B produces the protein MFYPASEAALREVVVSLLKRAKTKDRAERGVVVPHAGYVFSGPFAAEGFSALRDALCSKKDVAVILLGPSHYVPFRGVAADVHDQWRTPLGVVEVERASGLAALEQEGLLARLPEAFVREHSLEVQVPFLQAINPTVRILPLLVGEVDEDAARRVAQALRRAYPSSLWVISSDWSHYLPEDVARRRDERAIKLVEALAVDRFGEVDACGRHPLLVLAQRCREEGCKPRLLAYGTSADSSGDTSAVVGYAALAF